From Hoeflea sp. 108:
ATGATCGCAGCCTGGGAAGGCCACGCGGCGAGCAGTCCGAAGCCCGCGGCCGCCTGCAGCAGCAGGCGACGGTTCGGCAGCCCGTTTTGCGGTCGCTGTGCTTCTGACATCGATGCAGCCTTTTCCCGACTTTCGCCGCGCATGTTTAACGCTGCCCTAATCGCCTGAGATTGGCACGACATTGTGATCGTCCTGGCATACTGCACTGCAAAATGGGTGCTTGAATGATAAGCATGCTTATAATATATGCCGCTCATGAAAAACGAAGGTATCGAAAGGCTGGGCTTCCTCATTCACGACGCAGCGCGGCTGATGCGGCGCTGCTTCGAGCAGCGTGGCAGCGAATATGGGCTGTCGGCGGCGCAGTGGCGGTTGCTGGTCAGGCTGATCAAGGAAGAGGGCGTGGCGCAGGCGCGTCTTGCCGAGCTCCTTGAAATCGAGCCGATCAGCGTTTCGCGGTTGCTGGACCGGATGGAAGAGGGCGGCTGGATCGAGCGCCGGCAGGGTGCTGC
This genomic window contains:
- a CDS encoding MarR family transcriptional regulator is translated as MKNEGIERLGFLIHDAARLMRRCFEQRGSEYGLSAAQWRLLVRLIKEEGVAQARLAELLEIEPISVSRLLDRMEEGGWIERRQGAADRRVRMIFPTEKTRAVFAEVRAVAGEVYERALAGLSTEERLATVHGLRTIVENLSAGEAAEPNNLREAKK